In Myxococcus stipitatus, the following are encoded in one genomic region:
- a CDS encoding sensor histidine kinase: MRISTKLGLVLTLTSASILGSYGYGQFRREEADLKSSAEHEARLLGVALQVAVENALRDGQAADVREMLESLEVKDPGVDLFVFNAQGKLVVHSWGGIKTLPLIESDVHPLTGAPRSVTRFHGPEGLSHLSFVFHLRDDDGSPLGALALVKPLDALREDLKTTRRDVLLSVLTLIVGSSLVGWMLVVLYIQRPLGRLVGAMRSVVAGDFTANVVPHQRDEVGEVVLAFNAMVKELGAARNQLTAEVEARIALEAGLRRVDKLATIGQLSAGLAHEIGSPLLILGGRAQALAARTELPEDVRRNANILVEQVERISRIVQQLLDFSRRKPLRLEEMDILVSVRAVVDLLELEARKRNVRLEFSCPRPLPRVLADGDGVQQVALNLLTNALRATPQGGEVRVSLTPSAFQRAGTSERQAVCLSVEDTGPGMSEDSMKHVFEPFFSTWSSSGGTGLGLAVVKAIMTEHGGAVSVVSPEGKGGQFFVHFPVAPVDAVVEVVA, encoded by the coding sequence ATGCGTATCTCGACGAAGCTGGGGCTGGTGCTGACGCTCACGAGCGCGAGCATCCTGGGCTCCTATGGGTACGGCCAGTTCCGGCGGGAGGAGGCGGACCTGAAGTCCTCCGCGGAGCACGAGGCGAGGCTCTTGGGGGTGGCGCTCCAGGTCGCGGTGGAGAACGCGCTACGCGACGGGCAGGCGGCGGATGTGCGGGAGATGCTCGAGTCGCTCGAGGTGAAGGACCCGGGTGTGGACCTCTTCGTCTTCAACGCGCAAGGCAAGCTCGTGGTTCATTCGTGGGGCGGCATCAAGACGCTCCCGCTCATCGAATCAGACGTCCATCCCCTGACGGGGGCGCCTCGTTCAGTCACGCGCTTTCATGGGCCCGAGGGGCTGTCACATCTGAGTTTCGTGTTTCATCTACGAGATGATGACGGCTCGCCGCTGGGGGCGCTGGCGCTGGTGAAGCCGCTCGATGCGTTGCGCGAGGACTTGAAGACCACCCGGCGGGACGTGCTCCTGTCCGTGCTGACGCTCATCGTTGGCAGCTCCCTCGTCGGGTGGATGCTGGTGGTGCTGTACATCCAACGGCCGTTGGGGCGGCTGGTGGGGGCGATGCGTTCGGTGGTCGCCGGCGATTTCACGGCCAACGTGGTGCCCCACCAGCGCGATGAGGTGGGCGAGGTGGTGCTGGCCTTCAATGCGATGGTGAAGGAGCTCGGCGCCGCGAGAAACCAGCTGACGGCCGAGGTGGAGGCCCGGATTGCCCTGGAGGCGGGACTCCGGCGCGTGGACAAGCTCGCCACCATCGGACAGCTGTCGGCGGGGCTGGCGCATGAGATTGGTTCACCGCTGCTCATCCTCGGCGGACGGGCTCAGGCTCTCGCCGCGCGGACCGAGCTGCCCGAGGACGTGCGGCGCAACGCGAACATCCTCGTGGAGCAGGTCGAACGCATCTCGCGCATCGTACAGCAGTTGTTGGACTTCTCGCGCCGCAAGCCCCTGCGCCTGGAGGAGATGGACATCCTTGTATCGGTGCGCGCGGTGGTGGACCTGCTCGAACTCGAGGCGCGCAAGCGGAACGTCCGGTTGGAGTTCTCCTGTCCGCGCCCGCTGCCTCGTGTCCTCGCGGATGGTGATGGCGTGCAGCAGGTCGCGCTCAATCTCCTGACCAATGCGCTGCGCGCGACGCCGCAAGGAGGAGAGGTGCGGGTGTCGCTGACTCCCTCCGCCTTCCAGCGGGCGGGGACCTCGGAGCGCCAGGCGGTGTGCTTGTCCGTCGAGGACACGGGCCCGGGGATGAGCGAGGACAGCATGAAGCATGTCTTCGAACCCTTCTTCAGCACGTGGTCCAGCTCGGGCGGGACGGGTCTGGGATTGGCCGTGGTGAAGGCCATCATGACGGAGCACGGAGGCGCCGTGTCGGTGGTGTCCCCTGAAGGGAAGGGGGGCCAGTTCTTCGTTCACTTCCCCGTGGCCCCGGTGGACGCGGTGGTGGAGGTGGTGGCATGA